TTATCAGTGTACTGTGTgttattttctatatgatTAGAATAAAAATCGTTTAATTTAATGATTCCATTTCCtgttttttgatttaatttataacttaaccatatcataatacaTAAAACCGCATTCTTATATGTGTCAAGATAAAGTGAAATACCACCTGTaccgaaaaaaatattaaataaccATAAACAGCCAGCGTTAACTATATCGGTATCAGCAACACAATTATTATTAGGAcaatatttgttaaaaatataacttcTAAAATCATATTTAGATTTTTTCAATTCATCGGGAAAAAGCTTCCAAAAATTAGTAAAGTTATGGCACTATGAagcaattttaaaaaatcaaataaacatGTCTATTAAAATGAAcgttttattaatttatagataataaaatatcaaaaatatgtaataacAAACATTTATATTCAATAAATTGTATGTATCACATTATTAATTGTCATAttggaaaattatttttgaattataaattaagtacatcatattaatttcatatatattgcaTCAAAAGAAAGGACATAAACTtggattatttatataacaatTATCTGTAATCAaccacattttatttttagtattagtttaaaattaatgtaaagtaataatacaatagtaagtttaaatataatttattgaaATTAGATAAACTGCCTAAAGTTGGAGATATCTAATACATTTTGACCATATGtataacataatttattCTTAAATTCgtgattattaataatatccattataattttattataaaaaattaaggaAATTTGAATGAGTTTAAAATACATTCCCTTATATTTGTCTCAgtatagaaaaataaattgtttCTCAtgctttaataaatatattcatatccATGAAcctataaatatgtaaaaattgaaaatattattattactataatccttaaaagtatataaatatcaattttttaaaatatattaaatacttatatacttgtttctaatactatatattattgttttttctaaaattataatacttgcaaattacataaatttatattatttgtaattaatgtagataaattcataatccattttaataagtacaatatctttatttttattctatatacttcaatctAGATGTATACCTTATtaggtaattttataatatattttccatatttttgcatcctttaaaacaacaattagcaaTGAACCCATACTTATTATTCtatttaaatgtaaattgtttttaaaataatacatagtaaatattaaacacTTATTATGCCTTTTTgctaatattaaatatataacatataaataattactggtacaaatttaaagtataatataaaaccatgtttaattaggttgttatattgccctttaagaggagagagataagatatgtttactcttttaatatataaattaaattgaaTATTTGTTAAATGTTCTACatagttcatttttatcttatatattatactgttgtagttatcaatgtatattcattcaaataatttgttaaaaatactatattttattaattctatggtaaaataatgataatataatatgcgtttatatggaataataaaaagaaatttaaCACTTTTTCTATCCagttttttagaatataaaataacataTCCCAAATTagatctttaacaaatatataacattgatacctttataatgtactATTATGTGccttttaaataaaattaatatttaattatatgaaggtttcacaataaaccaatatttcaatattagttattagtaGAGTATCTTActagtttatatgtataggcatataataaCAACACATTCGatctataatattatttataattattagaacaaaatatgatatgaaattttattaatatacttatgttatttcttttaactattttaaatataatatatttctaattcatatatacctcaaactataaagtttaaaattaaaagtgattaatctaatagtatacctttatagtaaataaatttaaatatatagaactatttctattatttgaaattaaaacattagtataaaatgatactatatataatcgaaagcTAAAAGaatagtatacatatatctataatttaatttcttattaatatacatatttttattgtattattaaaaatgttagatgtataataatattttatagataatgcTGTATTGTCGATTATCGATCGATGTaccatgcatctatattttatgaatatctattattacagttcaatTGAATAACATGTTTTAAgttgaaataaatatgatgcaaataatatgctttactaaataaaattttcatcaaataaagaaatatattgtgTTATGCATAATTCGATGTAACCacatattaacaaattttatataataggaattatgatatagaaaatatctatattaatatatgcaatatagacattttgcTTTAACCATATTATATCGATATGAACCCTCAATTGTATAtgttataacttatgaaaaaatgttatgtgacccttttcatattaatggctATGTTCCTTTGGGGTGAATATTTGAACTTTTGATGTTTATCTCGTGATTAAGCATACGTGGgtggtatatatatttaaccaacatttataaacaaataaatatgatcaaattataaacaaattaataaaaatataacctTAACCCAAAACATATATTCCATAATACAGAACCATGACCCAAAATACAGGTTTCCCCAAACGCAACACTGAACcctttcatatatatatattaccatAATACTATTGACTCAATTAAataaatgcaatatataAACGAACTtgtttatattgtttttctATTAATAAACTTCAAAAGATGAAATTTCGTAAAATTTTActttcattatataaaatataaacatacgtatataatataaaattatatgcatacaaataataaataagatGATTATAGCAAATGTATCAATCTTATTtcaattattaattattttcgAAACATGCTTTCACAAATTCTATactacaaataaatataaataacaaaaaaattcatataaatatatatatgctagcgttttattcaaatatataatcaaaatatattacatttattttaataattacataataaaattatagacTTAAAATATGAGATCGTAAATGTATAAAAACAGCATAATTCATTTGTCTACAGGCGTCACATGTTAAACATTGTAGTTTAAGTGATAATTAGAAGGAATTCTTTTGTTCGCTTTTTAGTTCGATATCACTTGAatgtaattattatatgaagaGTATTATCTTTGTTTACTATTTGATGAGCGTTTTCTATTTCTTCTTTTAAACGTGAAAAAAACTTTAAATGTTCTGGATCTTTTACAGTAATTCCATGCAAACTGTTTTTCACCACAAATATTATCTTAGGAAGAGAACtgttattatttgaatattgTTTGTCTAATTCTTCTTTTATACGTAATAAAGGCCATAGCAGTTCTGGTTTTTTTGCAAGTATGatactcatttttttttgcatctTCAATGCTTCCTTAGGAATAgatttattgttatttgaAACCCTTTCttctaatttttcttttaattgtAATAAAATCTTTGAAAGATTTGGATTTTTTGCAGGAAAGGTATGGTAATATTTTCCCAATCGCACTGTTATCTTAGGAAGTTCATTGTTATTTGAAGatgtttttgtttttttattttttttatttcttttaaatatattaaaaaaattaaatccTTTATCGTCTTTATCGTCTTTATTATCTTTAGGATTGTTATTCTTTAATCGCGTTTCGTGTTTATATTCTATATCACTTGTTTCGTTGCTTccgtttatttttttagtatcTAGATCACTCGTATATCCTGCAACAGATACCTTAGATCGATAATACAAGGGAatatactaatatatatatgcgttAATATATACATCATAACATGCAAATAACcactattatataattttctatatattagtttatattttgttttgacAACTTACTTTCGGTTCGAAGCAATGTATTGACACATCCAAAAGGGTATATAAAGTAATACAAACTAAACtaaatattcttttattcattttcttgTTAATAAAAAGTGTTTCCTCGAAGCAATACgctttaaataatatatagtttttattctttttcagtcttttttatctattattGTTGTAAAACAATGAttctattatttaatattacaatttgtttaattttaatttatataaataaattatttggtATTTATGaaagtatattataataaaattatatgttgCTTCTATTTTAAAGCATCCACAATTTATAATTCTTCAATtataatttagaaaaatttaatattttattttttctttaatgtaaataataaaaataaataatataatttattttaaatgcataaaaaaatatataacaatttgttctgaatatattttgtttatttgaaTCATTGTATtgaatataacaaaattatttttaatacttaaaatataaataaattaatgcactaatatacatgcatatatcatcatataaatatataataactgCTATCACCAGAGGTATAAGCATGCAATTgctaaaatttttatatttatttttttttcaaatacaACCGTTTTCGAAAATATTACATTATTTTAGTTATAAACAATAAGCTTATGTAACAAATTCAatctaaaatatattttttgcatatttttatataaataagtctttaatataatttaaagcCCCATTTAATAGCATGTTTGGTAGTTTAtaaacttatatttttctattgtTTGTCTACATgcaaattaatatatattaattatggTAAGTATTAGATGCATATATACTGTAAATcaatatatgcaaatatatgaaaaagaaTTAGCAAAAGTTGTTTGCATCTAAATGGTTTCTTATTTGTTATACTTatcaatttttaatattatttaataatattctacattttatttaccacttttttgtaaattttttttttcatagattggtatataataattttatttataaatatatctcaaaatatacaacatcaaatatattatttctattaaaataatataaaatattcatatttttaaatgcaattcaaaaaaaaatcaattaCAATATTAAatcacaaaaaataatacatatagaaccaatatttttaaagaaataccaatttatttttatctcaaatcgaaaatgaaatatacttaattatatttgcttttattttcatcatattcatttaataaatattaagacaattttgtatttaaacaatacaatattttgacttttataaataataattaaagacaaataaatattataatttagtataatagaaaatttattttatgttttattataaaataagaaacaaattatttacatatattatatatacacaacatttctttatattaatagacaaattttctatttattattatttaaatttatatatttttaaaaattaatttcaaatataaataatcgctttttcttttataaacaaaaaagtcaacaaacaaaataaattaataagtATACAGGATCAACCTGCATAAATTTGTATACATTTAATAATCCCATTTCCCATAGACGCAATTTACGGtttttttcatgttttttCCTTACTTCCATTTTTTCTCCCCAGATTTTCATATTATGCATCGTAATTATTTAAGTCGTCATTTCCTTCTAGGGCCAAGTCGATTCCAATATTTGATCAATTTCCCCATAAATCATTAACCCccaattaacaataaaatataaaaagtaaaTAGTTCAACGCATTtacaattaatttatattaccACAAAATCCAATTCTTATAATTtgtcaaaatatattactttaTTCGTTCCTTTTCATAGTAATATTCATATTCATGTTTTCTTACATATTTAGACTTAATATAAATCTTAAAAACTACAACTTAttctatacatatttttaataacttaattcccatatatatttaaaacgatttcttaaaataataaatattatcaaattattcaaaattaaatcaataagatacttaaccctaacccgaatatgggatccacaacataaaaactatataaaaattattccccaatagacagtttattaacatatataaatcattgtTACTATTCCCGAAATAGTCactctcttcgaatcatatattaatgatccattctctttatttttttagcttttctcttaaatgttgcCTTTGAGATCGTTttcgaaatccaaataacgaatactaatataaaatattaagaaacgtgttattttttgttaacgttttCATAtgtttaatgaaaataattttttaattccttattatttaccttataagaaattccaaaaaaaaatgctattgcaactactatcgataaaactggaattaatttatttactagtGATGAGTATGGTaatatagtattagaaatTGTGGTTGTTGTTACAAGATTTGATTGGTCTGTTTTAATCGAGGATTCAGGTGTTTTAGTTCCATTAGAACCTTCTACATTAACCTTTTTGACTGTTTTTTGTGTTGGTAATGATGGACGAtctattgatatatttttataagatCTGCCAATTTCAaagttattataatatttagaTAAAACAAGTAATACTTTATTGTATGAATTATtgtcaatattattatcatcatcaaaAAGGTTTTGATATTCAACAGcaaatttattaacatgTTCTGAATATTtgctattattttcattcgTATAAGAATTATTCATatcacataataatttaagtaattcataaaatttaggcATATGGCTAATatcaatatctatatattcCTTTACTTGATCTATGACGTTCTTATAACTGCcatatttttcatcattaaCTTTACGATTAGTGTATTCCGTGTTATGTTCTATATGCTTAGAATAAAAATCCATTAAGTTCGTGATTCCTTCATGTGACTTTAGGCTTAATATATGGcctaaccatatcataatacaTACAGTTTCATCCTTATAAGTTTTAGAATCAAATGAAGAACCATAATTGCCGAACATATCATTAAATAACCGTAAGCATCCAGCAGTAATCTTATTGATATCACTTTCACAATTATTATTAGGGCAGTACccattaaaaaatgtacttTTAAATTCATATTCTTCAGATCCTTTCAATTTATCGGGAAAAAATCTCCAAAAAGTATCAAACTTTCCACACTAagaaacaattttaaaaaatcaaataaaaatatctcttaaaattaacatattattaatatatggaTAACACAATATCGGAAATGTGTAATAACAAACATTTGTATTCAAGAAATTGTATGTACCATTTTACTAATTGCCATAttggaaaattatttttgaacTATAAGTTAAGTACGTCatattaatttcatatatactTCATCGAAATAGGGGACATAAACTTGGattctatatataaaaattatctgTAGTTAACcgcattttattttaagtattaatttaaaattaatataaagtAACAATACTAtagtaattttatatataatttatagaaATTAGCTAAAATTCCTTAAATTGgatatatttaatacatttgGTCATAAGTATAACATAATTTATGCTTAAATTCATtactattaataatatacattataaaaatttaagtaGTTTTGTAATGAGTTTAAAATACCCCCCCTTATATTTATGTCTCAATACAGaaacatataaatttgtttctcatgttttaataaatagaTTTATACCCATGAAtctataaatatgtaaaaatgaataaatatattattagtataatttttaaaagcatataaatagatattttctaatatagattaaatttttatatacctGTTTCttataacatataatattgttttttctaaaattataacatttacaaaataagttgCATTATTCCCTTTTCTAATTACATGCACATAAATCTATAttgttttaatgaatatagataaattaaaaaagaaatttagTACGttatataactttatttttattcccatatatttcaatttagaaatataccttattgggtaattttataatatattttacgcataATTTTCACTgttaaaacgacaattagcactgaaaccgtgtttattatgttatttataagcttaaataagactttaaatgcatttttttttaaatcat
Above is a window of Plasmodium yoelii strain 17X genome assembly, chromosome: 9 DNA encoding:
- a CDS encoding PIR protein, producing MAISKMCGKFDTFWRFFPDKLKGSEEYEFKSTFFNGYCPNNNCESDINKITAGCLRLFNDMFGNYGSSFDSKTYKDETVCIMIWLGHILSLKSHEGITNLMDFYSKHIEHNTEYTNRKVNDEKYGSYKNVIDQVKEYIDIDISHMPKFYELLKLLCDMNNSYTNENNSKYSEHVNKFAVEYQNLFDDDNNIDNNSYNKVLLVLSKYYNNFEIGRSYKNISIDRPSLPTQKTVKKVNVEGSNGTKTPESSIKTDQSNLVTTTTISNTILPYSSLVNKLIPVLSIVVAIAFFFGISYKYSLFGFRKRSQRQHLREKLKK
- a CDS encoding fam-c protein; protein product: MNKRIFSLVCITLYTLLDVSIHCFEPKVSVAGYTSDLDTKKINGSNETSDIEYKHETRLKNNNPKDNKDDKDDKGFNFFNIFKRNKKNKKTKTSSNNNELPKITVRLGKYYHTFPAKNPNLSKILLQLKEKLEERVSNNNKSIPKEALKMQKKMSIILAKKPELLWPLLRIKEELDKQYSNNNSSLPKIIFVVKNSLHGITVKDPEHLKFFSRLKEEIENAHQIVNKDNTLHIIITFK